In Zonotrichia leucophrys gambelii isolate GWCS_2022_RI chromosome 6, RI_Zleu_2.0, whole genome shotgun sequence, one genomic interval encodes:
- the CALHM1 gene encoding calcium homeostasis modulator protein 1 — MDKFRMIFQFFQSNQESFMNGICGIMALASTQMYSAFDFNCPCLPQYNLAYGLGILLVPPFILFLLGFVLNNNISMLAEEWRRPRGRRGKDAAVLRYMCCSMAQRAMIAPVVWLSVTLLDGKCITCAFCTSVPLESLGNASHPRLSQGEVQRVLARIPCKEIYTGQQLIASEVAVRYLRCISQALGWCFVLLMTTLAFLVRSLRPCFSQAAFLKSRYWSHYIDIERKLFDETCAEHARSFAKVCIQQFFEGMSTDLEAARCHLPRKAPADAGEAAEKLLGITDQGTMNMVLKSWHRCKPPLHLHPPAPPTGNGWAGEGQPPTHPSAPRKETAAYYSWV, encoded by the exons ATGGACAAGTTTCGGATGATCTTCCAGTTCTTCCAGTCCAACCAGGAGTCCTTCATGAACGGCATCTGTGGGATCATGGCCCTTGCCAGCACCCAGATGTACTCAGCCTTTGACTTCAACTGCCCCTGTCTGCCACAGTACAACCTGGCCTACGGGCTGGGCATCCTCCTGGTGCCCCCCTTCATCTTGTTCCTGCTGGGTTTTGTGCTGAACAACAACATCTCCATGCTGGCAGAGGAgtggcggcggccgcggggccggcgcgggAAGGACGCGGCCGTGCTGCGCTACATGTGCTGCTCCATGGCACAGCGGGCCATGATCGCCCCCGTGGTCTGGCTCTCGGTGACACTGCTGGACGGCAAGTGCATCACCTGTGCCTTCTGCACCTCGGTGCCCCTGGAGAGCCTGGGCAATGCCAGCCACCCCCGCCTGTCCCAGGGGGAGGTACAGCGGGTGCTCGCCCGGATCCCCTGCAAGGAGATCTACACCGGGCAGCAGCTCATCGCCAGTGAAGTGGCTGTCAGGTACCTGCGCTGCATCTCACAG gctctgggctggtgctttgtgctgctgatgACCACTCTGGCTTTCTTGGTGAGATCTCTTCGGCCCTGCTTCAGCCAGGCTGCCTTCCTGAAGAGCAGGTACTGGTCCCACTACATTGACATCGAGCGCAAGCTGTTCGACGAGACGTGTGCGGAACACGCCAGGAGCTTTGCCAAGGTCTGCATCCAGCAGTTCTTTGAGGGCATGAGCACAGACCTGGAGGCTGCTCGCTGCCACCTGCCCAGGAAAGCCCCTGCTGATGCAGGGGAAGCTGCTGAGAAGCTCCTGGGCATCACCGACCAGGGCACCATGAACATGGTCCTGAAGAGCTGGCACAGATGCAAGCCCCCGCTGCACCTCCACCCACCTGCCCCACCCACTGGAAACGGCtgggcaggagaagggcagCCCCCCACACACCCCTCAGCACCCCGAAAAGAGACAGCTGCCTACTACAGCTGGGTGTGA
- the CALHM3 gene encoding calcium homeostasis modulator protein 3: MDRFRMIFQYFQSNSESVMNGICGLLALASVKMYTSLDFSCPCLPQYNMAYGLGIMFVPPIILFLCGLILNRQSLVMLEEWRRPAGRRKKDPAVIRYLCSSIMQRAMVAPVVWIVVTLLDGKCLICAFSGSMDPQKFVGFANVSAEQVQQLLAKVPCKDDELLRNSTSRKAVSRYLRCCSQALGWSILLILIIAAFLARWLRPCFNQATLLQARHWSNYIDIEQKIFEETCCEHSRLFAHKCILHFFESMQQEIKLHNFSLPREGEGAEGGEGLLQGITDQDQVNKLLKTWYYEKPPLDVSQAHQRHPLVRERSPLPRADNASTHSKVPQHSTV; encoded by the exons ATGGACCGTTTCCGGATGATCTTCCAGTACTTCCAGTCCAACTCGGAGTCTGTAATGAACGGGATCTGTGGGCTCTTGGCCCTGGCGAGTGTAAAGATGTACACCAGCCTGGACTtcagctgcccctgcctgccccagtaCAACATGGCATATGGCTTGGGGATCATGTTCGTGCCCCCCATCATCCTCTTCCTGTGTGGGCTCATCCTCAACAGACAGTCCCTGGTGATGCTGGAGGAGTGGAGGCGACCAGCGGGGCGCAGGAAGAAGGACCCAGCTGTCATCAG GTACCTGTGCTCCTCCATCATGCAGCGAGCCATGGTTGCCCCTGTTGTCTGGATCGTAGTCACCCTCCTGGATGGCAAATGCCTCATCTGTGCTTTCAGTGGCTCCATGGACCCCCAGAAGTTTGTGGGCTTTGCCAATGTGAGTGCAGAGcaggtgcagcagctgctggccaaggtGCCCTGCAAGGATGATGAGCTCCTGAGGAACAGCACGTCCCGCAAGGCCGTGTCCAGGTACCTgcgctgctgctcccag GCACTTGGCTGGAGCATTCTGTTGATCCTGATCATAGCAGCTTTCCTTGCCCGCTGGCTCAGACCTTGCTTCAACCAGGCCACCCTCCTGCAGGCACGTCACTGGAGCAACTACATTGACATCGAGCAAAAGATTTTTGAGGAGacctgctgtgagcacagccgGCTCTTTGCTCACAAATGCATCCTCCACTTCTTCGAAAGCATGCAGCAAGAGATCAAACTGCACAACTTCAGCTTGCCtagggagggagagggggctGAAGGAGGGGAAGGTCTTCTCCAGGGTATCACAGATCAGGACCAGGTGAACAAACTTCTGAAAACATGGTATTATGAGAAACCTCCCCTGGATGTCAGCCAGGCACACCAGAGGCATCCCCTGGTGCGAGAGAGAtcccccctgcccagggcagacaATGCCAGCACCCACTCCAAagtcccccagcacagcactgtgtaA
- the CALHM2 gene encoding calcium homeostasis modulator protein 2 gives MAALIAENFRFLSLFFKSKDVMIFNGLVALGTVGSEELFSVVAFHCPCSPARNYIYGLAAIGVPALALFLIGVIWNNHTWNLVAECHKRGTKNFSAAATFLLFGSIMGRASVAPITWSVISLLRGEAYICALSEFVKPSSLDKFPAEYGAEVLAKIPCRDVPANLTKFRDEVTRRLRYESQLFGWLLIGIVAVLIFLTKCLKHCCSPLSYRQEAYWAQYRSNEDKLFRRTAEVHSRILAAKNVKQFFGFVALDKEEKELVQEFPVEGVQPSPQWNAITGVYIYRENKGFPLYSRLHKWAKGVEGNGPTPEGHELLFLAS, from the exons ATGGCCGCCCTCATCGCTGAGAACTTCCGCTTCCTCTCCTTGTTCTTCAAGAGCAAAGACGTGATGATTTTCAATGGGTTGGTGGCCCTGGGCACGGTGGGGAGCGAGGAGCTCTTCTCAGTCGTCGCCTTCCActgcccctgctcccctgcccgCAACTACATCTATGGGCTGGCTGCCATTGGTGTCCCGGCCCTGGCCCTCTTCCTCATTGGTGTCATCTGGAACAATCACACCTGGAACCTGGTGGCCGAGTGCCACAAGCGGGGCACCAAGaacttctctgctgctgccaccttcCTCCTCTTTGGCTCCATCATGGGCCGAGCGTCTGTGGCACCCATCACTTGGTCGGTCATCTCGCTGCTGCGTGGGGAGGCTTACATCTGTGCCCTCAGCGAGTTTGTGAAGCCATCCTCCCTGGACAAGTTTCCAGCTGAGTACGGGGCCGAGGTACTGGCCAAGATCCCCTGTAGAGACGTCCCGGCAAACCTCACCAAGTTCAGGGACGAGGTGACCCGGCGGCTGAGATACGAGTCCCAG CTCTTCGGCTGGCTGCTCATTGGCATCGTTGCGGTGCTGATTTTCCTCACCAAGTGCCTGAAGCACTGCTGCTCGCCGCTGAGCTACCGGCAGGAGGCCTACTGGGCCCAGTACCGCTCCAACGAGGACAAGCTCTTCCGACGCACGGCCGAGGTCCACTCCAGGATCCTGGCAGCCAAGAACGTGAAACAATTCTTTGGCTTTGTGGCACTGgacaaggaggagaaggagctggtgcAGGAGTTCCCGGTGGAGGGCGTCCAGCCGAGCCCCCAGTGGAATGCCATCACAGGTGTCTACATCTACCGAGAGAACAAGGGCTTCCCGCTCTACAGCCGCCTCCACAAGTGGGCCAAAGGGGTGGAAGGGAACGGGCCAACCCCAGAAGGCCATGAACTGCTGTTTTTAGCTTCCTAA